GGCCTCAGGGAATACGGATCACCCGTGCTGCCCGCCACGCCGGAGGCCCTGGTGGTGTCGGCGGCGGACGAACTCGACTTCAAGCTGTTCTGCTGGGGTGACTCGGTCTCCCAGCTCGAGGGCGGAGTGGAGCCGGAGGACTCCATCTCGGACCTCAACTACTCGGCTCAGCGTCGTTTCTGGAAATGGCGCCCCGACGGGGAGCGGAGCTGACCGATGGATCGCTTCGTCGTCTCCCGACACGACGACGGTCGTAGATTGGACAAGGTCATCCGAAAGAAATGGCCGTCCCTGCCTCTGGGAGCCATGATGAAGGCTTTCAGGAAGAAACAGGTACGGGTCGACGGAGCCAGGGCTTCCTTCGACCAGAGACTGGTCGAGGGACAGGAGATACTGGTTCCGTGGGAGAGCGCTCCAACCGACGTTGGCGCTAAAAGGACCGGAGGTCATCTCGTAACGGTCTATAGGGACGAATCCCTTTGGGTCGTGTCAAAACCGGCGGGCCTTCTCAGTCAGCCGGACAAAAAGGGCGGAGACTCGGTGGTGACAAGGGCCTTCCTGCCCGGATCGTCCTTTCAGCCTCAGGCAGTCAATCGGTTGGACCGAAATACATCGGGTATCATGGTGCTGGCCCTGACCGGAGGGGCCCTCAGAGACCTCTCCTCTCTCTGGAGAGATGGGGAGATGGAAAAGGTCTACCTGGCCCTCGTTGTCGGAGATCTACCCGAGGAGGGAAGGATAGACGCCCCTCTGTCTAAGGACGGATCCTCCAACAAGGTTTTCGTGGATTCGAAGGGGCAGAGCTCTCTGACCCTGTATCGCCGTCTGGCCTCCGGTGGAGGGCTTTCCCTGTGCCTGGTGACCTTGATCACCGGCAGGAGCCATCAGATAAGGGTTCACATGAGTCATATAGGCCATCCCGTATTGGGCGACGTTAAATACGGCGACAGAGCTCTCAACGGCGTCAAAGGAGCTAAAAGGCCCATGCTGCACGCCTTCTCTGTTTCCTTTCCCGAGATGTTCGGGGATCTGTCCTCGCTGTCCTCCAAGACCCTCAGGGCTCCCATGCCGGAGGATATGGCCGATATGTGCTCGAAAAACGGCATCGTCCCCGATCGGGCTTTTCTTCGATAGAGGGGTTGCTAGGGATACCCCTTCATGGTATGATGGCGACAGTAAAACATACCATGGAGGTGTGGATTGTGAGAAACCT
The DNA window shown above is from Dethiosulfovibrio faecalis and carries:
- a CDS encoding RluA family pseudouridine synthase; the encoded protein is MDRFVVSRHDDGRRLDKVIRKKWPSLPLGAMMKAFRKKQVRVDGARASFDQRLVEGQEILVPWESAPTDVGAKRTGGHLVTVYRDESLWVVSKPAGLLSQPDKKGGDSVVTRAFLPGSSFQPQAVNRLDRNTSGIMVLALTGGALRDLSSLWRDGEMEKVYLALVVGDLPEEGRIDAPLSKDGSSNKVFVDSKGQSSLTLYRRLASGGGLSLCLVTLITGRSHQIRVHMSHIGHPVLGDVKYGDRALNGVKGAKRPMLHAFSVSFPEMFGDLSSLSSKTLRAPMPEDMADMCSKNGIVPDRAFLR